In the Flavobacterium acetivorans genome, one interval contains:
- a CDS encoding FAD-dependent oxidoreductase, with the protein MQTQKRIAVVGSGLVGSLLAIYLRKAGHIVHIYDRSPDIRQIQFSGRSINLAMSNRGWKALDNVNVGDAVREIAIPMDKRAIHLVDRLNFQNYGQEGECIYSISRGSLNRKMIDLAEAAGAEFFFEQKIWDVTLNEATLHIGETERGEWEEKKYDMVFGADGAFSRIRHRMQRQSMFNYSQEFLNIGYKELNIPSNPDGSHKLDKNSFHIWPRGEYMLIALPNLEGSFTCTLFMPFEGKNSFESLKDRKDVEAFFEKNFPDSIDVIPKLAEDFFKNPTSTLVTMKCFPWTYKDKIALIGDACHAIVPFYGQGMNAGFEDISVLYEMIEKFGDDWETIFAEYQKSRKPNADAIAELSYRNFLEMSSKTADDKFLLQKKIEKWFSDKHPEKWIPLYSRVTFSDRPYAEALAIGDYQNAIMEEVLKMENVEAIWDSEEVESKILDLLNKEATIQN; encoded by the coding sequence ATGCAAACTCAAAAAAGAATAGCTGTCGTAGGTTCCGGTTTAGTCGGTTCGCTATTGGCTATTTACCTACGCAAAGCGGGACATATCGTTCATATATACGACAGAAGCCCGGATATTAGACAGATTCAATTTTCGGGGCGCTCCATAAATTTAGCGATGTCAAATAGAGGCTGGAAAGCTTTAGACAACGTAAATGTAGGTGATGCGGTAAGAGAAATAGCAATTCCGATGGATAAGCGCGCTATTCACTTAGTAGATAGGCTTAATTTTCAGAATTACGGACAGGAAGGAGAATGTATTTATTCAATTTCTAGAGGAAGTTTAAATAGAAAAATGATCGATTTGGCCGAAGCTGCCGGTGCTGAATTTTTCTTTGAACAAAAAATTTGGGATGTGACTTTGAATGAAGCCACTTTACATATTGGAGAAACGGAAAGAGGAGAATGGGAAGAAAAAAAATACGATATGGTATTTGGTGCTGATGGTGCTTTTTCTAGAATTCGTCATCGTATGCAACGCCAAAGTATGTTTAACTATTCGCAGGAGTTTTTAAATATTGGATATAAAGAGTTAAATATTCCTTCAAATCCAGATGGCTCCCATAAACTGGATAAAAATTCATTTCATATATGGCCTAGAGGAGAGTATATGTTAATTGCTTTGCCTAACTTAGAAGGTAGTTTTACTTGTACTTTATTTATGCCTTTTGAGGGAAAAAATTCTTTTGAATCACTCAAAGACAGAAAAGATGTTGAAGCTTTTTTTGAAAAAAACTTCCCTGATTCAATTGACGTTATTCCTAAACTAGCCGAAGATTTCTTTAAAAATCCTACCAGTACATTGGTTACGATGAAATGTTTTCCTTGGACTTATAAAGATAAAATTGCTTTAATAGGTGATGCTTGTCATGCAATTGTTCCTTTTTACGGTCAAGGAATGAATGCCGGTTTTGAAGACATATCAGTTCTCTATGAAATGATCGAGAAATTTGGTGATGATTGGGAAACTATTTTTGCTGAATATCAAAAATCGCGTAAACCAAATGCCGATGCTATTGCGGAACTTTCGTATCGCAATTTTTTGGAAATGAGTTCAAAAACGGCTGATGATAAATTTCTTTTGCAAAAGAAAATAGAGAAATGGTTCTCAGATAAACATCCGGAAAAATGGATTCCTTTATATAGTAGGGTGACTTTTAGTGATCGGCCTTATGCAGAGGCTTTGGCTATTGGAGATTATCAAAATGCCATTATGGAGGAGGTTTTAAAGATGGAGAATGTAGAAGCAATTTGGGATAGTGAAGAGGTGGAATCTAAAATCTTAGATTTGCTAAATAAAGAAGCAACAATCCAGAATTAA
- a CDS encoding tetratricopeptide repeat protein, which yields MNKFKILSVAFLASVSVTQAQDINQAKKAIDAEQFENAKSTLKSIIKTNPAEGTAFFLLGNVYLIQNVADSAKMSYQNGLTAKDHAHLNQIGLGQIDLDNGDVMAAKAKFELAKKEMRKKDFEEYVYIARAYMNASKPDYKAAIETLNLAKERSGQEAQVQLALGDAFYGEKNQNEAYAAYRNAFQADNSMIRAKMQLGVLLKGAKAYTEAVTAYNDVIAISPNYGPVYRELAETYYYWAANVPGRYDQYIKEALSYYEKYMTLTDYSLASRMRHADFLILAKDYKALEIEANKMKEIDAVNPRIYRYLGYSAYENGNVDLAIKSLNDFIGNPSNKVIAQDYLYLGLAKIKKGTSADGASIDPALFNEGVSFIKKAVEMEEYIANDLNEVATKLYGQKMYKEAAALLEIAVTNVESKNYLIDNFYLGTSIYFANANVTADQKPDFVALQKADTALGNLITGSPTTQDAYIYRARVNGLAEKPAMMIQYYEEFIKVVTANGAEELAKSSTKAKLIEAYNTIAANSSDTVKAKEYFSKTLAIDPANKFATESLKGLK from the coding sequence ATGAACAAATTTAAAATTTTAAGTGTTGCCTTTTTGGCTTCCGTATCCGTTACACAAGCTCAGGATATAAATCAAGCTAAGAAAGCTATTGACGCCGAACAATTTGAAAATGCTAAATCGACTTTAAAATCGATAATTAAAACTAATCCAGCCGAAGGGACAGCGTTCTTTCTTTTAGGAAACGTTTATCTTATTCAAAATGTCGCTGATTCTGCTAAAATGTCTTATCAAAATGGTTTGACCGCTAAGGATCATGCGCATTTAAATCAAATAGGTCTAGGGCAAATCGATTTGGACAATGGCGATGTTATGGCTGCAAAGGCTAAATTCGAATTGGCTAAAAAAGAAATGAGAAAAAAGGATTTTGAAGAGTATGTGTATATAGCTCGTGCTTATATGAATGCTTCTAAGCCTGATTATAAAGCGGCTATTGAAACTTTGAATCTTGCTAAAGAGCGCAGTGGACAAGAAGCACAAGTACAATTGGCTTTAGGTGATGCTTTTTATGGTGAGAAGAATCAAAATGAAGCTTATGCTGCTTATAGAAATGCTTTTCAAGCAGATAATTCAATGATAAGAGCTAAAATGCAATTGGGAGTTTTGCTAAAAGGAGCAAAAGCATATACTGAAGCAGTAACGGCCTATAATGATGTAATCGCTATTAGTCCTAATTATGGGCCAGTTTATAGAGAATTAGCGGAGACTTATTACTATTGGGCTGCTAATGTACCAGGTAGATACGATCAATATATCAAAGAAGCTTTGTCTTATTATGAGAAATATATGACTCTTACTGATTATTCTTTGGCTTCTCGTATGCGTCATGCCGATTTCCTTATCTTGGCAAAAGATTATAAAGCTTTAGAAATTGAAGCTAATAAAATGAAAGAAATTGATGCTGTAAATCCAAGAATTTACCGTTATTTAGGGTATTCAGCTTATGAAAATGGTAATGTTGATTTAGCTATCAAATCATTGAATGATTTTATTGGAAACCCATCTAATAAAGTAATTGCTCAAGATTATTTATATTTAGGTTTAGCAAAAATTAAAAAAGGGACAAGTGCAGATGGAGCGTCTATCGATCCGGCTCTTTTTAACGAAGGTGTATCTTTTATTAAGAAAGCGGTAGAGATGGAAGAGTATATTGCTAACGATCTGAACGAAGTGGCTACAAAATTATACGGACAAAAAATGTATAAAGAAGCAGCTGCACTTTTAGAAATTGCAGTAACAAATGTGGAGTCTAAGAATTATCTAATTGATAATTTCTACTTAGGAACATCAATTTATTTTGCTAACGCAAATGTTACTGCGGATCAAAAACCGGACTTTGTTGCTTTGCAAAAAGCGGATACTGCTCTAGGGAACTTAATTACCGGTTCACCTACTACCCAAGATGCTTACATCTACAGAGCAAGAGTTAATGGTTTAGCTGAAAAGCCAGCGATGATGATTCAGTATTATGAAGAATTTATCAAAGTTGTAACGGCAAATGGAGCTGAAGAACTGGCTAAGTCTTCAACTAAGGCAAAACTTATTGAGGCTTATAACACTATCGCTGCTAATTCTAGTGATACAGTGAAAGCTAAAGAGTATTTTTCTAAAACACTTGCAATTGATCCAGCGAATAAATTTGCAACAGAATCTTTGAAAGGACTAAAATAG
- a CDS encoding ExbD/TolR family protein, with protein MAKINIKKNAGSTDMTAMCDVAFLLLTFFVMTSTAKIPEALPVDTPTSTVQTKLPETDLATLTVGKGKVFFDLKGKEVRIRTLELMGEKYGVAFSEEDKNTFSRMDDFGVPLLNLKQIIDMKAADRSKAGQPGIPADSLDNQLKDWIYNARIANIEVNDKELQVAIKGDAKEEYPAIRKVMDMLQDQKINSFSLVTGLRGKDF; from the coding sequence ATGGCTAAAATAAATATAAAAAAGAATGCGGGGTCTACTGATATGACCGCAATGTGTGATGTCGCATTTCTATTGCTTACCTTCTTTGTAATGACTTCGACAGCTAAGATTCCGGAAGCATTGCCTGTAGATACGCCTACTTCAACAGTTCAGACAAAATTACCTGAGACTGATTTGGCTACTTTAACTGTAGGAAAAGGAAAAGTTTTTTTTGATTTGAAAGGAAAAGAAGTTCGAATCAGAACCTTAGAGTTGATGGGCGAAAAATATGGTGTGGCTTTTTCTGAGGAAGATAAAAACACATTCTCAAGGATGGATGATTTTGGTGTGCCACTTCTCAATCTTAAACAAATCATTGACATGAAAGCGGCTGATAGAAGTAAAGCAGGGCAACCTGGTATTCCAGCAGACTCGCTTGATAATCAGTTGAAAGACTGGATCTATAATGCACGTATTGCAAATATAGAGGTGAATGATAAAGAATTGCAAGTCGCTATTAAAGGTGATGCAAAAGAAGAATATCCAGCCATTAGAAAAGTGATGGATATGTTGCAAGATCAAAAAATCAATAGCTTTAGTTTAGTTACTGGTTTAAGAGGAAAAGATTTTTAA
- a CDS encoding SAM-dependent methyltransferase — protein MKDLFGQAILDYQTNNSPEDLITETTISEADEMSVAYLFRSYVDMPPLEQKALQIAKGKILDIGCGAGSHSLYLQNELNLAVTAIDISKNAIQACKLRGVSNAQTIDMLDLDSKEKFDTILLLMNGTGIFGKVNNLPKYLQKLKTLLNTNGQILIDSSDIIYMFDEDEDGGKWIPSNNYYGELEFSLTYKNEKEESFPWLYLDYNTLQNAAIDNGLNCELILEGEHYDYLAKLSI, from the coding sequence ATGAAAGACCTTTTTGGCCAAGCCATACTAGACTATCAAACTAACAATTCCCCAGAGGATTTAATTACCGAAACCACCATATCTGAAGCTGACGAAATGAGCGTTGCCTATTTATTTCGATCATATGTTGATATGCCTCCGCTAGAGCAAAAAGCGCTACAAATAGCCAAAGGAAAAATTCTTGACATAGGATGCGGAGCAGGAAGCCACAGTTTATACCTGCAAAACGAACTAAACTTAGCTGTTACCGCCATTGATATTTCTAAAAATGCTATTCAAGCCTGCAAATTAAGAGGTGTTTCGAATGCCCAAACGATAGACATGCTGGATTTAGATTCAAAAGAAAAATTCGATACCATTTTATTGCTAATGAATGGTACCGGAATATTTGGAAAAGTAAACAATCTTCCCAAGTATCTTCAAAAATTAAAAACCCTTTTAAATACAAACGGTCAAATACTGATCGATTCATCTGATATCATTTACATGTTTGACGAAGATGAAGACGGAGGTAAATGGATACCTAGCAATAATTATTACGGCGAATTAGAATTCTCCCTTACTTATAAAAATGAAAAGGAAGAATCATTCCCTTGGCTCTACCTTGACTATAACACTTTACAAAATGCAGCAATTGACAATGGATTAAATTGCGAATTAATTCTTGAAGGTGAGCATTATGACTATTTAGCCAAGCTTTCCATCTAG
- a CDS encoding ExbD/TolR family protein — MAELNTDDGGGKKGGKVRAKKANAKVDLTAMVDLAFLLITFFMLTTTLSKPQSMNLGLPDKDPSKDNVDMKVDENRTMTIMLGADNKLVYYVGLLATPIAGPKELPYGKDGIRKEILTRKKSVLEYTGNKDKGMIVIIKPSKKANYRNVIDILDEMAISDVPTYTIVNDFSPEEQKLLEGK; from the coding sequence ATGGCTGAATTAAATACCGACGACGGTGGAGGCAAAAAAGGTGGTAAAGTAAGAGCTAAAAAAGCAAACGCAAAGGTAGATTTAACTGCTATGGTGGATTTAGCTTTCTTATTAATCACATTCTTTATGCTTACTACGACGTTGTCTAAACCTCAATCGATGAACTTGGGGTTGCCAGATAAAGATCCGAGCAAAGATAACGTAGATATGAAGGTTGACGAAAATCGTACTATGACAATTATGTTGGGTGCTGACAATAAGTTAGTTTACTACGTTGGTTTGTTGGCTACTCCTATTGCAGGTCCAAAGGAATTGCCATATGGTAAAGACGGTATACGTAAGGAGATTTTAACTAGAAAGAAGTCAGTATTAGAGTATACTGGAAACAAGGATAAAGGTATGATTGTAATTATCAAGCCTAGTAAGAAAGCAAATTATAGAAATGTAATTGATATACTAGATGAAATGGCAATTTCTGATGTTCCGACCTATACTATTGTTAATGATTTTTCTCCTGAAGAACAAAAATTGTTAGAAGGAAAATAA
- a CDS encoding helicase HerA-like domain-containing protein translates to MIRKNDFVEKIIEGYSSKGESILLGGAILDEEALADVYVKIPLKTLNRHGLIAGATGTGKTKTIQVLSEQLSAVGIPVLMMDIKGDFSGIAKEGEEKPFITERHAKINIPYKTAKFPVELLSLSEQSGVRLRATISEFGPILFSRILDLNDTQAGVMSIIFKYCDDNKMPLLDLKDIKKIINYITEEGKDEITASYGKISTSTTGIILRKIIELEQQGADLFFGEMSFDVDDLMRIDENGQGYINIIRLTDIQDKPKLFSTFMLSLLAEIYQQMPEKGDSDQPELVVFIDEAHLIFKEASKALLDQIETIVKLIRSKGIGIYFITQNPMDVPSGILAQLGLKIQHALRAFTAKDRQAIKQTADNYPTSIYYKTDEVLTSLGIGEALVTALNEKGIPTPLVATMMRAPMSRMDVLTESEIQEINNKSKLVKKYSELIDRESAYEMLNKKIAVIDEETAQKEQEIEEQKAAKRSSTQGSSTTEAVGKSVLKVLTSATFIRGAFGILTKMLKK, encoded by the coding sequence ATGATCAGAAAAAACGATTTCGTAGAAAAAATTATTGAAGGATATAGTTCAAAAGGAGAAAGTATACTTTTAGGCGGAGCCATCCTTGATGAAGAAGCTTTAGCTGATGTTTATGTTAAAATCCCTCTAAAAACCCTAAATAGACATGGTTTAATTGCCGGTGCAACCGGAACCGGAAAAACTAAAACCATTCAAGTCTTATCTGAGCAATTATCCGCAGTTGGAATCCCTGTTTTAATGATGGACATCAAAGGTGATTTTAGCGGTATTGCCAAAGAAGGCGAGGAAAAACCGTTTATAACTGAGCGCCACGCAAAAATAAACATTCCTTATAAAACAGCTAAATTCCCTGTCGAGTTATTAAGCTTATCCGAACAAAGCGGAGTACGTCTTCGGGCAACCATTTCTGAATTTGGACCTATTCTATTTTCAAGAATATTAGACCTGAATGACACTCAAGCTGGCGTCATGTCAATAATATTTAAATATTGTGATGACAACAAAATGCCTCTATTAGATTTAAAAGACATTAAAAAAATCATCAACTATATTACCGAAGAAGGAAAAGATGAAATCACTGCGAGCTACGGTAAAATTTCGACTTCGACAACGGGTATCATTCTGAGAAAAATTATCGAACTTGAGCAACAAGGAGCTGATTTGTTTTTTGGAGAAATGTCCTTTGACGTAGACGATTTAATGCGAATTGACGAAAACGGACAAGGATACATCAACATTATCCGATTGACCGACATTCAGGATAAACCAAAATTATTCTCCACCTTCATGCTAAGTTTACTTGCCGAAATTTATCAGCAGATGCCCGAAAAAGGAGATTCAGACCAACCTGAACTCGTTGTTTTCATTGATGAGGCGCATTTGATTTTTAAAGAGGCCAGCAAGGCTTTATTAGATCAAATAGAAACAATTGTAAAACTAATACGCTCAAAAGGAATAGGGATTTACTTTATTACACAAAATCCAATGGACGTTCCCAGTGGCATATTGGCTCAATTAGGTTTGAAAATCCAACATGCTTTAAGAGCGTTTACCGCCAAAGACCGTCAAGCTATAAAACAAACAGCTGACAATTACCCTACTTCTATTTATTACAAAACCGATGAAGTATTGACTAGTCTCGGAATTGGTGAAGCTCTCGTTACAGCTCTAAACGAAAAAGGAATTCCTACCCCGCTTGTCGCCACAATGATGCGTGCCCCAATGAGCAGAATGGATGTTTTAACCGAAAGTGAAATTCAGGAAATCAACAATAAATCGAAATTAGTAAAAAAGTACAGTGAACTTATTGATCGCGAAAGTGCTTATGAAATGCTCAATAAAAAAATTGCTGTAATTGATGAAGAAACCGCCCAAAAAGAACAAGAAATAGAAGAACAAAAAGCAGCAAAAAGAAGCTCAACCCAAGGATCTAGTACAACTGAGGCAGTTGGAAAATCAGTTTTAAAAGTATTGACAAGCGCTACTTTTATCAGAGGAGCATTTGGAATATTAACAAAAATGTTGAAAAAATAA
- a CDS encoding MotA/TolQ/ExbB proton channel family protein encodes MANVKKENTSNGGGMVSGMIILACIGVGLLIWKFIMGNPANFEGGNAETGHPLNTLGQVYHGGIVVPVLLGMLLMVLVFSIERYFVISKAAGKTKLDTFMTKIQTSIKAGEIDEAIVSCDKQQGSVANAIKSALVKYQAVKKEGFNSEEASETIHKEIEEATSLEMPMLQKNMTIISSLVSLGTLIGLLGTVSGMIKAFGALAAAGTPDQAALAAGISEALINTATGIGTSAVAIISYNFFTSKIDDLTYSIDEAAVSIVNTYRRFRGSLKQ; translated from the coding sequence ATGGCAAACGTTAAAAAAGAAAACACTTCAAATGGTGGAGGAATGGTTTCAGGTATGATTATTTTAGCATGTATTGGTGTTGGTCTGTTAATTTGGAAATTTATCATGGGTAACCCTGCGAATTTTGAAGGTGGGAATGCAGAAACTGGACATCCATTGAATACTTTAGGCCAAGTTTATCATGGAGGTATTGTTGTACCAGTATTATTAGGGATGTTATTAATGGTTCTTGTGTTTTCTATCGAAAGATATTTTGTTATCTCTAAAGCAGCTGGTAAAACGAAACTAGATACTTTTATGACAAAGATACAAACAAGTATCAAAGCAGGAGAAATTGATGAAGCTATCGTTTCTTGCGATAAACAACAAGGATCTGTTGCAAATGCAATTAAATCAGCCTTAGTGAAATACCAAGCAGTTAAAAAAGAAGGATTTAATAGTGAAGAAGCTTCTGAGACTATTCACAAAGAAATAGAAGAGGCAACTTCTCTTGAAATGCCAATGTTACAAAAAAACATGACAATTATTTCATCTTTAGTTTCATTAGGAACTCTTATTGGATTGTTAGGAACAGTTTCTGGTATGATTAAAGCGTTTGGTGCACTTGCTGCTGCCGGAACTCCTGATCAAGCAGCTCTTGCAGCCGGTATTTCTGAAGCACTTATTAATACTGCTACAGGTATTGGAACTTCTGCTGTTGCAATTATCTCTTACAACTTCTTTACTTCTAAAATTGATGATTTGACTTACTCTATTGATGAGGCAGCGGTATCAATTGTAAATACTTACAGAAGATTCAGAGGAAGTTTGAAGCAATAA
- a CDS encoding energy transducer TonB, translated as MKLDILKNQWLEIVFEGRNKVYGAYELRRTNRKTTIKALIIGAIFFSIAVAAPLIMDLIPKGEDQDIDRDIKITAVKLPPKKKEEPKLNVPPPPPPPPKVDQVKFVKPVVAKAEEVTEEPPKIVEIKEKKIGAETIKGDPDAVLTVAPVGTGPSKVVEEDNQIYNTAGIEVKPEFPGGIEKFYSFVAKNYRAPEEEGLKGKVYVTFVVEKDGSLTDIKVLRDIGYGTGKEAMRVLQKCPKWNPGVQNGKPVRVLYSLPITIQTAE; from the coding sequence ATGAAATTAGACATATTAAAAAATCAATGGCTTGAGATCGTATTCGAAGGACGTAATAAAGTTTACGGAGCTTATGAGTTAAGAAGAACCAATAGAAAAACTACTATTAAAGCGCTTATTATTGGGGCTATATTTTTTAGTATTGCTGTTGCTGCTCCTCTAATCATGGACTTAATTCCTAAAGGAGAAGACCAGGATATTGACAGAGATATTAAAATCACTGCAGTAAAACTACCTCCAAAGAAGAAAGAAGAGCCTAAATTAAATGTTCCACCACCACCACCACCACCACCAAAAGTGGATCAGGTTAAGTTTGTGAAGCCAGTAGTGGCTAAGGCAGAAGAAGTGACTGAAGAGCCACCGAAAATTGTTGAGATCAAAGAAAAAAAGATAGGTGCTGAAACAATTAAGGGAGATCCAGATGCAGTATTAACTGTAGCACCAGTAGGTACAGGGCCAAGTAAGGTTGTGGAAGAAGATAATCAAATTTACAACACGGCTGGTATCGAGGTGAAACCTGAATTTCCTGGTGGAATTGAGAAATTTTACTCTTTTGTAGCGAAAAATTACCGAGCACCTGAAGAAGAAGGTCTTAAAGGAAAAGTATATGTGACTTTTGTTGTAGAAAAAGATGGTTCGTTAACTGATATTAAAGTATTAAGAGATATCGGTTACGGTACTGGAAAAGAAGCTATGAGAGTGTTACAAAAATGTCCAAAATGGAATCCTGGGGTGCAAAATGGAAAACCGGTAAGGGTGCTTTATTCTCTTCCGATAACTATTCAAACTGCAGAGTAA
- a CDS encoding 7-carboxy-7-deazaguanine synthase QueE → MLSKEIQLEVNKGAMLPLMEEFYTIQGEGFHTGTAAYFIRIGGCDVGCHWCDVKESWNSELHPPTAVGRIVENASKYSETVVVTGGEPLMWDMNLLTQKLKENNRKVHIETSGAYPLSGTWDWICLSPKKNKLPTQTVYDSAQELKVIIHNKHDFIFAEEQADLVNDNAILFLQPEWSKKEEMTPLIVDYVMNNPKWRVSLQTHKYLNIP, encoded by the coding sequence ATGTTATCAAAAGAAATACAATTAGAAGTTAATAAAGGGGCTATGCTTCCGTTGATGGAAGAGTTTTACACCATTCAAGGTGAAGGTTTTCATACAGGAACGGCTGCTTACTTTATTAGAATTGGTGGGTGTGATGTAGGTTGTCATTGGTGTGACGTTAAGGAAAGTTGGAATTCAGAATTGCATCCTCCTACTGCTGTTGGCAGAATTGTCGAAAATGCAAGTAAATATTCTGAAACGGTAGTGGTAACTGGAGGAGAACCTTTAATGTGGGATATGAATCTTTTGACTCAAAAACTAAAAGAGAATAATCGAAAAGTACATATAGAGACTTCTGGGGCATATCCTTTATCTGGAACTTGGGATTGGATTTGTCTTTCTCCAAAGAAAAATAAATTGCCTACTCAAACAGTTTATGATAGTGCTCAGGAATTGAAAGTGATTATTCATAATAAACATGATTTTATTTTTGCAGAAGAACAGGCAGATTTAGTCAATGATAATGCTATTTTGTTTCTTCAACCAGAATGGAGTAAGAAAGAGGAGATGACTCCGCTGATAGTGGATTATGTAATGAACAATCCAAAATGGAGAGTTTCATTACAAACACATAAATATTTGAATATTCCTTAA
- a CDS encoding PstS family phosphate ABC transporter substrate-binding protein: MKNFVKLQYVSILFITVLFIGCKQSDGTTKEKETILKGSATILVDESIKPLIEEQIAVFQSDYKAKISLDAKSEKEVLRSFLNDTSQIAILPRTLNAEELKHFEILKIKPKTTKIATDAIAFISNKKSNDTLIALEDVIHFMQGKDQKAIKGLVFDNLNSSSVRYMTELSGIKELPKKGIYSFKVNEDVVKFVSENDGMIGVVGLNWLYQPSAEIKNLIKDVHVLNVKAVGKNGFFAPTQNNLAEGSYPLARDLFIINCQGYNGLGMGFASFVAGEVGQRIVLKSGLLPVRVPGRKVIFKTNQTEKIK, translated from the coding sequence ATGAAAAATTTTGTAAAACTTCAGTATGTGTCAATTCTTTTTATAACTGTATTGTTCATTGGCTGTAAGCAGTCAGATGGCACTACAAAAGAAAAAGAAACGATTTTAAAAGGTTCTGCTACAATTCTGGTAGATGAAAGTATAAAGCCCTTAATCGAGGAGCAAATTGCTGTTTTTCAAAGTGATTATAAAGCTAAAATTAGTTTAGATGCCAAGTCTGAAAAAGAAGTGTTAAGATCTTTCCTTAATGATACTTCGCAAATCGCGATATTGCCTAGAACTTTAAATGCAGAAGAATTAAAGCATTTTGAAATACTTAAGATTAAACCAAAAACAACAAAGATTGCTACTGATGCCATTGCATTTATTTCTAATAAAAAATCGAACGATACTTTAATAGCCTTGGAAGATGTGATTCATTTTATGCAAGGAAAGGATCAAAAAGCAATTAAAGGGTTGGTTTTTGATAATTTAAATTCGAGTAGTGTTCGTTATATGACTGAATTATCGGGGATTAAAGAACTTCCTAAAAAAGGAATTTATTCTTTTAAAGTGAATGAGGATGTCGTTAAGTTTGTTTCGGAAAATGATGGAATGATAGGTGTTGTAGGTTTAAATTGGCTTTATCAACCATCTGCGGAAATTAAGAATTTAATAAAGGACGTACATGTGCTGAATGTGAAAGCGGTAGGTAAGAATGGTTTTTTTGCTCCAACACAAAATAACTTGGCAGAAGGTTCTTATCCTTTGGCACGTGATTTGTTTATAATAAATTGTCAGGGTTATAATGGGTTAGGGATGGGCTTTGCTTCATTCGTTGCTGGAGAGGTTGGTCAACGTATCGTTTTGAAATCAGGATTATTGCCAGTAAGAGTACCTGGAAGAAAAGTTATTTTTAAGACCAATCAAACCGAAAAAATTAAATAA